Within Diabrotica virgifera virgifera chromosome 7, PGI_DIABVI_V3a, the genomic segment aatcTAAAATATAGTTATAGGACCTACAGCTACATATTTGCATGCGAAACCTGGGTGCTTAAAAAAGAGAAATATACCTTTTTGAGGTCTATTTCTGAGCTATTTCTTCAAGGCCTATTGaactttataaataaatatgtaaataacAGAGTTAAGGGGAAACTAACagatgaaataaatatactaataAATACACGTAATGTATTTTTCTATTAGCTATATTTAGAACAAGAAACTAATATTGTTCAGCTTCGAAAAAGATTCCAAATTTTCAATAGGTATGATGAAATTAATCTACGATTtacttgtttaattttttctgacGCAACCCTCAAACCTCAAAACTAAGTTGTACTAAATCGTGAAAAAATGTaggcaaataaaaaataatacttcAATGACCTCAAATTGTGACTAAAAAccacattaaaaatattaatcaTCCAACTAACATTACCTTTAATTAGTCTCATAGTTTGATTACAATTTTTTCTGATGCAACTCGTTCAAATCTAAAGAAAGTAGGTATCTGATAAATGAAATGGTGAAAATTATTTATAGagtattattatatataatacaaTTAATTACGATGTTATACATGAAACATTTATAAATTGTTAGTAAAATATACAAATGACCCTTTGCAACATGTAAAAAACTGTCTTTGCTAGTTGgagcaaaaaaatacaaaaactacAATCAAAAGTGATAAAGCATAAATTATTGATATgtatttttaacgatttttgaatgaatatttcaaaaatatgctcTATAAATTTATTTACGTGTATATTGGAACGCAAACAATAAAGCTGTCTTGTCCAACAAACAAAACATTTTCTATTCCTCTTCAAACCAATTTATTACTTGTGCACTACGTCAACCTGTCGTCCAAAAACTTGACCCCAAGTCAAAACCttcaaatttgattttattttgaaGTCCAAATGACGCAAACAAACTctaaacttattttaaacaaCAGAAACAAAGATCAAAGTAATTAGCTACAAAAGCACGTAGCTATACCTACATATTCAACATTATCAGCTCCGAGGTGTCTAGAAAATATACTAAAAATTTACTAGAATGAAGTaataaatcataaaaaacaacGAACACTTGTGATCAATGTATTCTATTTTTATGTATGAAGTACAGGCCTTCAAGTTCTGTTGagctttataaataaataattaagttaGAAGTGGGATTGACGAGGAAAGAAATATACCTAATTAGGTATTGATAGAAATGTATATAATGTATTTTTCTATTAGCTACATTTATCTAACATCAATacttagtaattttttaaaaagaacaaaaaagattgTCCAACTCCGAAAAAGCTTCCCACTTTTCAATAAGTATGATGAAACTAATCATCTAATAGCATTtacttgtttaattttttctgacGCAACTCTCAAAACCCAAAACTAAGTTTTAGTAAATCGTGAAAAAATGTaggcaaataaaaaataataattcaatacccTCAAATTGTGACAAAAAACcacattaaaaatataaattttccaaCTAACATTACCTTTAATTAGTCTCATAGtttgattataattttttctGATGCAACTCGTTCAAATTTAAAGTAAGTAGGTATATACCTGATAAATGAAATGGTGAAAATTATTTATAGAGTATTAttataacataattaattacgATGCTATACATGAAACATTTATAAATTGTTGGCAAAATATACAAATGATCCTTTGCAACATGTAAAAAACTGTATTTGCCAGTTGgagtaaaaaaatacaaaaactacAATCAAAATGATAAAGCATAAATTATTGATATgtatttttaacgatttttgaatGGACATTTCAAAAATATGCTCTATAAATTTATTTACGTGTTTACTGGAACGGAAACAATAAAGCTGTCTTGTATAACAAACAAAACATTTCCTATTCCTCTTCAAACCAATTTATTACTTGTGCATTACGTCAACCTGTCGTCCAAAAGCTTGACCCAAGTCGAAAccttcaaattttattttattttgaagtcGAAATGACGCAAACAAACTCCCAAATTTATTTCGAACAACAGAAACAAAGATCAAAGTAATTCGCTACAAAAATCACGTAGCTATACATATTCAACATTATCAGCTCCGAGGTGTCTAGAAAATACACTTCAAATTTCCTAGAATGAAGTAATAATTCATCAAAAAACAAATACAACGACTCCTTATcaatttattctatttttaatgtATGAAGTAAGACAATTGCACGGCTGTACGCACGCCTCTGGCGATCTTGATGCTTATTGCTTGATGAAGCTGCTGCTACCCAAATCACGTAGTCCTGTTCTCGAAACCAGCCGAACGAAGGTTCGAGTGGTTTCGGGCATAAGCCGGTAGGGGTGATGCAACTTTATAAATAAAGAGAACAGCTGATTTTTGTTAGCAGTTCCTATGAGCCACAGAAGGTAGTACATGTGTTTTCACTCGAGCAGTAGAAAGCCGGTCAATTGAATTAATTTGATAATTTTATAGTTTAGTGTGTTTTTGGacatttctttttaaattaaaatggaaGTTTTACCCTTCGTTGACATCAAGCAGCACAGCGGTCTTGAAGGtaggttttttttattattttattttccaaaGGTCAGTTATAAATTAATGTAATTAACTGCTATCGTTATAAATGATTATCTTCCTGTAATAACAAAACTAGCTCAAATCTTACGTGTTATAACTAAAAAAGACCTTTTAGCCCTTTGTTTAACCCTTCAGTCCTTTGTTCTGACCGACTTGTCAAAACTTGCATTGCTTTAAATGATTAACTTCTTGCAATAACAAAAATAGCTCAAAGATTACGTGTTATAAGTAAAAAAGCCCTTTTGCCCTTGGTGAATCCCTTCGTCCTTTGTTCTGATCGACCTGtcaaaacttacatttttttcgcttttttctcTTACACCTTAAGTAGTTCCATATCATTTcttatttctaagtacttttctagttattatctttctaatttcattaaaacttaTCATCAAAACCTTTTTGTCCtatattattaattattctttGTTTGATAGTCAGATGTTTTCCGAATGATAATCGAATGATTTTCCGTATCGATTCGAGAGAATCGTTTGAAATAGTCCTAATGATTGCATCACcggaacaaataaaaaaaatcaatacagAGAAAGCCGGtcttttcatttcataacaaaggAAAACTTGTAAGCTTTGATTTAGAGGCTTGTTTTATAGATGCTATATAACTTTTTGAGTACCAGCAAGTTTCTTTAGTAATTTGTATATTATGTCGGGTTTTTATTTACTTTACTGATATTATTTTGAAACAATTGTAAATATTGACCAAAAGGGCTTTCATAGCAGCTTTGACAAAAAGCCGGTCTTTAGATACATTACCTAACAAAGAAAAACTATAACTTTTATTCAGAAAGATGTTCTATtttataacatttaaataaaaagcttgttttatttactttactgatattattttgaaacaattttatatGTTGACTCAAAAGGCTGTATGAAGCAGCTTAGACACTATcgaaaacaaagaaaaaagggATTTGTATAGTAAAATTGTACCATACATAGTCTTCATATACTTCTACATAATGCATTTTTTAACTTACTATAGTGTATATAATAGCGAATAAAGACACTTATTATGCTCTATATTCGTTAATAATAAACACTACAATAATTAACAGAAtaagattttttttgttaataacttaaatAAGTAACTTAAATAACAAATAACTTAAATaacaaattgatttttatttcaagagaattattgtttaaattcttgttttaatatatttttgttatcTTCCTTCGAAGTTTCCAATGTTTACATTAATGCTGATTACACTTTCCATATCTTTTCCGGCTATACAAATTCTAAGTCCCGAACAAAGAGATTTTACCGACCCATCATCCGTACCATTAGCCGGAATCGATTCCGGGCTTCTCGATCGTCGAATCGATTCTCGGTTCATTCGATTATCGTTGCTAACCTAATAGCTAGGCCATAGAGTTTCTGCCGGCTCTCGATCAACCGGCTTGTAGTTGTGACCTCTGATGACCTCGAAAGCAGCGCTTAGCAACAGCGCGAGTTTCACTGTGCTTTGATTAATTAATAGCTTTCCAGATGTAGTTAAAGTAGGCGGTTACAGGGTGTTCTTCAATCTCGACGTTTTTTATTCCTTTGGAAATTTATGCCTTTTTAATTACACATTGACTTCAGTATCTGAAAACTTATTCATAATTATATTTACATTGATAACATTCGAAGATACAAATTTGTTATTAATGTTATCAGAACTTGATTGCGAATAATAAAGTTGTTTTTATTAAACAATCTGTTTATAGTTATTTTTCGAAAATGTTTGATCGTTTTGTTCGATGATAAGAGGCAGATCGCAGATAAGACCAAGAATGAACAATAGCTTCTTAAATTTGACTTCCAACATTACAGTACAGATATCTTTAGGTTTTTAACCCAGTTTTTATTATTGTAGATTGAGGTACTTAGATAAAATGAGATTTTCAATGTATTTCTGTTTTTGATGACTGAAAACTGTTTTTTCAGGTTCAAATATTATTTAAGACTTAAATTATAGGTAGAAGCctcataattcaaaaataaatctttttttataaGGGAATAACTTAAAATACGATTTTAGGAATGTAAAGCTTCAAAACTTCTAGTCCTATCTCTTTTCCATATATCAgacttttatttaaatttacttcgAATAAAAATCCTCAATTTTCCTCATAGCTAGAACCTCTTTTGTGAACATTATTCTCTCACGCTCACAAGAACCATGAAACAACTATGTTTAGGTCTTTTAACTTTTTGTATTTACTATTGAGCcattagaccaataatgacatacgcgacagaaacacgacTTAGCACAGGGAGGACAAAGAGTACTTGAAACAGCAGAGGtaaaaatcgttaaaaaaatCGATGCTAAGAGACTAAGGGACAAAGCTAGAAGTACATGCAACGTGAACAACGTCATGGACTGAGTAAGAAGCAGAGGAGTGGAATGGAACGATCACGtaaagccgaatgacaacaaatagaatCGTAAATAATAAGAGGACAAGAGACGGTtcctcaataggaagacgatcactGGAGAAAACGATGGAACGTCAACCTActggagacacattgaaaaacagaccgAGTCATGTCTACAGTAGTCTACGCAACAAGAAGAATACTTCTTGGGACAATCATTTTTCAGTTGTATATTACATTTCTTCCTACTTTTATCAATATGCCGTCATTTTTCGGTTCCTTATCTTTTTACATCTTGCATTGTATGATTTTCTCATGTCTTTTCAACTGCAAGACATAAAATTTCAAGTTCTGATTTTTTCATAGTCATAAATCCCCTTTTAAAAAAACTGCTAGAAAAAATCTTACATACGCACGTAAAAACTTGTTTACATCATGTATCTACTCTAAAGAAAGTTAACATAGAAAtacgttttaaagttatatataAATTTATGGTAATGTATAATAGTTATTCTAAATATAAAAACAACGAAAACAAAGCTATAAATTCTAGTCAAGCCTTCTATAGTTGACAAGCAAAAGAGAATGATTATCAATCAATTAAAATAATAGACACACGTTGcctatttaaataaatttacatATTTTGCAATGCAAAAGTTCTATCATTAAAGCAATCAAGCGACGACCAAGTAAACACTTTAGATACATTAGTTCTTCATacagattttgtatgtatattcgAGAAAAACATGGAAAGAAAGCTTTGGCAAAGAGCCAGTTTTCAAAAGTTGTTTATGGTTCAAAAATATATCCGTCAAAATTTGTCCAGAGTTCATTATATTATAGAAATGTATCTAAAAATACATTACATTAACATGAAAAACGGTAATTGGACAACAGAAATCGGTAAAAGagttatactaaaatcacaataaagttGCACTAGAAAtgaacaaaccaagacacgttgaatgctACGAGGAGCattcccgaatcatgatttacatgTATATTCACGtaaatacattgtaaatcatgatttgggagtgctcctagtaacattcaacgtgccttgatttgtttatttctagtgcatctttattgtgattttagtatagttttTCTTTGCTTTTGTGCGATCTCAACATAATGAAGGTCAGCATAAACAATTATTATCTGATTTTGTGTTACAAAAACTCGAGGAACACGGTTGGTTTAACAATGTACAAAACTAGACTTTATGTCTTCAGGATGAGTCAGTTGTAACCTTGAAGGTAATGAAATCGATCGAAATATAGTCCGATTCGTAATACAGAAGCAACAAATTGTTTTTTACTTCTTATCTAACAGTTGTTGTTACAAATTCATGATATGGAACGAGCTTTTTCGTAATGTATATTTGTTTGAAAGAAGTGAAAAGGAGATAAGACGTTACTATCTGGTTTTAACTCGTTTTTGTAAAAGTAGATGCAGAAATGTTTGACTTTTGATAGTAatagaaattgtttatttgttcttTACCGGTACATTGCTCTCAGTTTTCTGCATATTATTCTTTTTGATGCTAAATAAGCCTTTGGATGATACTAGGTATCTGTAATATTTGAGATAAACACATAACAGTTCGTTGGATCTATTTGAGCAAAAAAAATCGTCGATCCCGTATCTTAATGACTCGGAAACACTCCTAGTTATGTAATTTAGTTAAATAATAATACCTCAAGTTCCAAAACAAGATTGGTTTTTTTTTCATAGTAGTTTAAAAGCGAGGTCATTTGTGAAATAAATCAAATCATCTGGCTTTGTTCGGGACTAGCGATACCACGCCTCCTTTCACACAGCAACAAGTTCGGAGATACGTGCCCTGCAGAATAATTCAAGCGAGAAAGAGACGGAGGATGCCTCTCGAGTCGTGTTTGTAACCGGTTGCTTTTTCGAAGGGTAGATTCATCTGTATTACACAAATTAGGGACTGAATGAACAAAGGAATACTTTTTTAGGCACTGATATGAACCGGAgtccttttttaataaaagaaagctTGATAATTTAATGCTGAAATGGAATAATTTATTATACTCTACGAGTTACTGTTCATCTCTTAGAACCGGTTTTTGAGAGTGTTTCAATCGCTGGTTATTACCTGAGAAATAGTGATTAATGCGATTGTGTTAAAGATTACGCTGAATAAATTACTACAAAAGGCGTATATCTCGACACAGTAGCTACCTGTTCATTTTTATAAAACCACCGATCCATTGTTAAAGCGAGAAATAAGATTACCTGATCTTTCCGTCCCTATTCTTTTGACGAACCTGTTGTAAAAGACACACAAAAGAATACTCCGGGGTTGCCCTTAAACACCTGACTGACAATacagaaatagaaaaataaacaaatacatCAGGTGAATAATATAATGTAAACtcagtataaaaagtaattttaaataaaaaattattaaaggaAGATAATAATTTATgaatataaagttttttttgttCATAACatttacttatgttttttttttctttttttcaggCTGTGAACCAGAATATAATGAATTTTTCCGGTTAGAAGAGACGTCCCTGATAGAAGCATTATCTAAGCGTCTCGAAGGAGAGCTTAGGACTGCGAAGAGAACCCATCTTTCGGTAGGAGAAGTTCTTCTTCCCAATGGACTGACGCATTCGATAGCCAAAGATCTTTTTTACTTGGCCGATTCTGAACCTTGTGGACTTCGTGGGTGCACTTTGTATATAGACTTTGAGAACAATGATCTCAAGACGAATTTGAGCCAGGTCAAGTGCGATGCTTCGACTCCTTCTACCTTCGAAGTGTACTTGACGCTTAAGCAGGCGACCACTGGATGGAATTCGTTTCTGCCACAGTTTCTTAAGTAAGTATCACTTTAGCACTACTTTTCCTTGAAACAAATGTTCCTTGATCAGCTTCTTTCCTTTCCTTTACATAATCAACTTAACTTTAGGTATGCTTGACACATcttcttttagcatttataaccCTGGCTGACTGACTACTTGTGCCTGTGCCTTTCTCTTTCATTGTCTTACATTCATACTTTTCAGATCTTCTTACATATCGACTTCCATTGTCGACTCCATTTTCTTTGTTCATTTTGTCTCTTATCTCTGGATATGACCCAGCCATGACTCCATGACAGTATCTGACTTACAGTTTCTTTTGGTATTTTGATAAATCTATTTTTTATCCAACTAGAACTGaacatataaaaattttgtaGTGTAACTCTTTACAAGTCCTTCTTGTTTAAACAGTACTTGGTGTAATGTTTtgaattttggttttttttttctagtttcTAAGTCAttgtttacatttttgaattcatGAAATTGTAGATTTTGTCGTATTTTTGCTCATAGTGTCCAATTTAGTAAGTCCTGTACATACTCCTCTCTCTTTTGAAGACCACAAGCatttttgatcatattttttgTTCCTTCTAAACTACTTGCATTACCACACTCAAATATGACTTATATAAACTGGGTTACTAATGATTGTTTTTCTTtgttacagaaaaatcacaagtTCTGGAGCGCTTATGATAAGTGCAGAATATGGACTTACCAAGAAGCAACTGTATCGCTCGAGTTACTAACTCGACTGATTTTTGATAATAATATGTGATCATTCACACACATATACGTACACATTTACATTTACAAGTATctcgaaattttttttatttcattcacGTTTTTGTATTCATAACTATATCATTAGTTGTAATCGTT encodes:
- the LOC114332948 gene encoding protein charybde, coding for MEVLPFVDIKQHSGLEGCEPEYNEFFRLEETSLIEALSKRLEGELRTAKRTHLSVGEVLLPNGLTHSIAKDLFYLADSEPCGLRGCTLYIDFENNDLKTNLSQVKCDASTPSTFEVYLTLKQATTGWNSFLPQFLKKITSSGALMISAEYGLTKKQLYRSSY